The Methylovirgula sp. 4M-Z18 genome window below encodes:
- a CDS encoding helix-turn-helix domain-containing protein, with amino-acid sequence MARKSVAADVGLTLGQYLTSIREDRELSQRDVERATNKVVSNAYLSQIENDLIKKPSPNVLHALAEAYGVSYENLMERAGFVVPTRSRAGAERRHGRVATFADHNLTAEEEAELVKFLGYLRSSRKKTGGQSGR; translated from the coding sequence GTCGGACTCACGCTGGGACAATATCTTACCTCGATACGTGAGGACCGCGAGCTTTCGCAACGTGACGTCGAGAGAGCGACCAACAAGGTGGTATCGAATGCCTATTTAAGCCAGATCGAGAACGATCTTATAAAAAAGCCGAGCCCAAACGTTCTGCACGCGCTCGCGGAGGCGTACGGAGTGAGTTACGAAAACTTGATGGAACGTGCCGGCTTCGTCGTACCAACACGGTCGCGTGCCGGCGCAGAGCGGCGACATGGCCGGGTCGCGACTTTCGCCGACCACAATTTGACCGCCGAGGAAGAGGCCGAACTCGTCAAATTCCTAGGCTATCTACGAAGCAGCAGGAAGAAAACTGGTGGCCAAAGCGGACGATAG
- a CDS encoding ImmA/IrrE family metallo-endopeptidase has translation MAKADDSSLDPEQLHAVHSAARRALDRASGWGILPTPIPIILEAAKLKVAPASAFDPRRIMDYLIGKTERVARAIKSAISKTFGILDADESLIHIDHTVHESKQNFLKLHEAGHHELPTHRKLFRFFQDCEKTLAPDISDLFEREANNFARFVLFQGDGFRTMAADHPFGIKTPMKLAKEFGASIYASCREYARTNHRPCAVYVLDPIVFCEGVGARADVRRIETSPLFRQQFGQPTEQAITLDDSLGRALPVGKRMTRPTTVSITDRNGQAHECIAEAFDTTYNILILVCPVKALSKRTVIF, from the coding sequence GTGGCCAAAGCGGACGATAGCAGTCTCGACCCCGAGCAGTTGCACGCCGTGCATTCAGCTGCGCGGCGTGCCCTGGACCGCGCTTCCGGCTGGGGCATCCTGCCCACCCCGATCCCGATTATTCTTGAGGCCGCCAAGCTCAAAGTTGCCCCCGCCAGTGCCTTCGATCCCCGCAGGATCATGGACTATCTGATTGGCAAGACCGAGCGTGTGGCACGGGCCATCAAATCGGCAATCTCCAAGACCTTCGGCATTTTAGACGCCGATGAATCTCTAATCCATATTGACCACACGGTGCATGAATCGAAGCAGAACTTTCTGAAGCTGCATGAGGCCGGACATCACGAGCTTCCCACGCATCGAAAGCTCTTCCGCTTTTTCCAAGACTGTGAAAAGACCCTCGCCCCGGATATCTCCGATCTGTTCGAACGCGAAGCCAACAACTTTGCCAGATTCGTCCTCTTTCAGGGAGACGGCTTCCGTACGATGGCTGCGGATCATCCGTTTGGTATCAAGACACCGATGAAGCTGGCAAAAGAATTTGGCGCATCAATTTACGCATCGTGCCGTGAATATGCGCGGACCAATCATCGGCCCTGCGCGGTATATGTCCTCGATCCCATCGTCTTTTGCGAAGGGGTCGGCGCGCGTGCGGATGTGCGCAGAATTGAAACCTCCCCTCTATTCCGGCAGCAATTCGGTCAACCCACAGAACAGGCGATCACGCTCGATGATTCTCTGGGGCGTGCGCTGCCGGTAGGTAAGCGCATGACCCGGCCGACTACTGTTTCCATCACTGATCGCAATGGCCAAGCGCATGAATGCATCGCGGAGGCCTTCGATACAACGTACAACATATTGATCCTGGTCTGTCCGGTGAAGGCCCTGAGCAAAAGAACCGTCATCTTCTAG